A DNA window from Amycolatopsis sp. DSM 110486 contains the following coding sequences:
- a CDS encoding acetate/propionate family kinase — MRVLTVNPGSSSLKAAMVHDGVTVGWAAWQIAEPEAVPDAIHRWPVPDAVAVRFVHGGAQKKPAVITESLLANLERLVPLAPIHQELSLAVTRQVRDLLPSVPVVACFDTAFHAGLPDAAAHYPLPREWTRQNRLRRYGFHGLSCRYVVRRTAELLGRPESELQLVCVHVGAGVSVTAVRGGSSVDTSMGFTPLEGAAMATRSGSIDPGLLLHVMKTAPMSPDEMEDALYHQSGLAGMSGTTGDLGAVLTAASGGDVDARLAVSVYTHRLRREIGAAATSLDRLDALAFTGGVAEYQPEIVSAVAEGLGVLGLCLAPHERTDADRVISAPDSAAAVLVVRTREELELARGAEAVLAQPAVR, encoded by the coding sequence GTGCGAGTCCTGACGGTGAACCCCGGTTCGTCGAGCCTGAAGGCTGCGATGGTCCACGACGGCGTGACGGTCGGCTGGGCGGCGTGGCAGATCGCCGAGCCCGAGGCCGTACCGGACGCCATCCACCGCTGGCCCGTGCCGGACGCGGTCGCCGTGCGGTTCGTCCATGGCGGAGCCCAGAAGAAACCCGCGGTGATCACGGAATCGCTACTGGCCAACCTCGAACGGCTGGTGCCGCTGGCGCCGATCCACCAGGAGCTGTCGCTGGCGGTCACGCGCCAAGTGCGGGACCTGTTGCCGAGTGTGCCTGTCGTCGCGTGCTTCGACACCGCGTTCCACGCCGGGCTGCCGGACGCCGCGGCGCACTATCCGCTGCCACGGGAATGGACCCGGCAGAACCGGCTGCGACGCTACGGATTTCACGGCCTGTCGTGTCGGTACGTCGTGCGCCGGACCGCAGAGCTGCTCGGCCGTCCGGAATCCGAGCTGCAGCTGGTGTGCGTCCACGTCGGCGCCGGTGTCTCGGTCACCGCGGTCCGTGGCGGGTCCAGCGTGGACACGTCGATGGGATTCACCCCGCTCGAAGGAGCCGCGATGGCGACACGTTCGGGTTCGATCGATCCGGGCCTGCTCCTGCACGTGATGAAGACCGCGCCAATGAGCCCGGATGAGATGGAGGACGCGCTCTACCACCAGTCCGGGCTCGCGGGAATGAGCGGAACCACCGGGGATCTGGGTGCGGTGCTCACGGCCGCATCGGGCGGCGATGTCGACGCACGCCTGGCGGTATCCGTGTACACGCATCGGCTTCGTCGGGAGATCGGTGCTGCGGCCACGAGTCTGGACCGGCTGGACGCCCTCGCGTTCACCGGTGGAGTGGCCGAATACCAGCCCGAGATCGTCAGCGCCGTGGCCGAAGGCCTCGGCGTGCTGGGGCTGTGCCTCGCCCCTCATGAACGCACCGACGCGGACCGCGTGATCAGCGCGCCGGACTCGGCGGCGGCGGTCCTCGTCGTCCGCACCCGGGAGGAACTCGAACTCGCCCGCGGCGCAGAGGCCGTGCTGGCGCAACCGGCAGTGAGGTGA
- a CDS encoding Hsp20/alpha crystallin family protein: MPALPGSRLALPNIAAWLDNPWPFAEHNPVRIEDSTENGRYTVRAELPGFDPEKHISVTAHEGLLTITAEREAKETAEGRSEFYYGKFSRTMTLPPGAEATKVNAKYTNGILEITMPVTEQPHEKQIKIHVDKA, encoded by the coding sequence ATGCCTGCACTACCCGGGTCCCGTCTGGCCCTGCCGAACATCGCCGCCTGGCTGGACAACCCCTGGCCGTTCGCCGAGCACAACCCCGTGCGGATCGAGGACTCCACTGAGAACGGTCGATACACCGTGCGCGCAGAGCTGCCGGGTTTCGACCCGGAGAAGCACATCTCGGTGACAGCGCACGAGGGGCTGCTCACGATCACCGCGGAGCGCGAGGCCAAGGAGACCGCCGAAGGCCGGAGCGAGTTCTATTACGGCAAGTTCAGCCGCACGATGACCCTGCCGCCCGGCGCTGAAGCCACGAAGGTGAACGCGAAGTACACCAACGGGATCCTCGAGATCACGATGCCGGTGACCGAGCAGCCGCACGAGAAGCAGATCAAGATCCACGTCGACAAGGCCTGA
- a CDS encoding cation-transporting P-type ATPase: MTSHLRVATTVPDDDIDPREPLGLLLRDLRSFPGGITSREAARRLEVNGPNALPHRGGRRWPLALLRQLVHPLALLLWVAAALAWFAGTTNLAVAIVGVILLNGLLAFFQEQHAERAVEALGEYLPERAEVLRDGVAGRVPSVELVRGDVVLLAEGDRVPADARLVDGSIDVDASMLTGESVPVTRTADAFDDATRSLDSPVLVFSGTVCVAGAARVVVHATGRHTEIGRIASLSARVGHDESPLERQVRRVAWLIAGVAVVVGVGFLPLGVMAGLSWSAAFVFAIGLLVANVPEGLLPTITLALAVGVRSMARAGALVKRLSAVETLGSTTLICTDKTGTLTQNMMHVEDVRGPGGSGCGTREMPARVLARCSTADVATGSGDPTELALLRFAAEQEVDVAAPARDSARRALYAFDPRLKRMSTVDAIDDVLVVGTKGAPEQVMPLCTTELSESGTEVVLTEERRSELAELVESLARRALRVLAVARREVPALPATRAEAESGLCLLALVGLADPPRPEVAAAVADCHSAGITVHVVTGDNGVTAAEIARRVGIDARRVIDGSELAGMPEPQLDEALVGHGAVVFSRATPEDKLRIADALRDCGEVVAMTGDGVNDAPALRRADIGVAMGLSGTDVAKEAATVVLTDDNFATIVAGVREGRRVFDNVRKFVLYIFAHAVPEVLPFLLFAISGGAIPLPLTVLQILAIDLGTETLPALALGREPAEPGLMARPPRRRREGVVTGRMLLRAWGIMGLLSGVLVLAAYFAVLLAADWHPGADVTAGSALHRTYLQATTASFAAIVFCQIGTAFASRTEHASLRAVGLTTNRLLLGGIVFEVLFAAALIYVPWLQDVFGTAALPAWVYLVLLPMPILVWGADELFRWATRDRRRPTRVRESIR; encoded by the coding sequence ATGACCAGTCATCTGCGGGTGGCGACGACCGTGCCCGACGACGACATCGACCCGCGCGAACCACTCGGGCTCCTGCTGCGCGACCTCCGGTCCTTCCCGGGTGGGATCACCTCACGCGAGGCGGCGCGCCGGCTCGAGGTGAACGGGCCGAACGCATTGCCGCACCGAGGGGGCAGGCGCTGGCCACTCGCGTTACTGCGGCAGCTCGTTCACCCGCTCGCCCTGCTGCTCTGGGTGGCCGCGGCCCTCGCGTGGTTCGCGGGCACTACGAACCTGGCCGTTGCCATCGTGGGTGTGATCCTCTTGAACGGCCTGCTCGCGTTCTTCCAGGAGCAGCACGCGGAACGCGCCGTCGAGGCGCTGGGGGAGTACCTGCCGGAACGCGCCGAGGTGCTCAGGGACGGAGTTGCCGGGCGCGTCCCGTCCGTCGAACTGGTGCGCGGCGACGTGGTCCTGCTCGCCGAGGGCGATCGAGTGCCCGCTGATGCGCGGCTCGTTGACGGGTCTATCGACGTAGACGCGTCGATGCTCACGGGCGAGTCGGTTCCGGTCACCCGGACAGCCGACGCGTTCGACGACGCCACGCGGTCTCTCGACTCGCCGGTGCTCGTTTTCAGTGGCACGGTATGCGTGGCCGGAGCCGCGCGGGTGGTCGTACACGCGACCGGTCGGCACACCGAGATCGGCCGGATCGCGTCGTTGTCCGCGCGGGTGGGGCACGATGAGAGTCCGCTGGAGCGGCAGGTGCGGCGGGTCGCGTGGCTGATCGCCGGTGTGGCCGTCGTCGTGGGTGTCGGGTTCTTGCCCCTCGGCGTGATGGCGGGGCTTTCGTGGTCGGCCGCGTTCGTGTTCGCCATCGGCCTCCTGGTGGCCAACGTGCCGGAGGGCCTGCTGCCGACGATCACGCTCGCGCTGGCGGTGGGGGTCCGGTCGATGGCCAGGGCGGGAGCGCTCGTGAAACGCCTGTCAGCGGTCGAGACACTCGGTTCGACCACCTTGATCTGCACCGACAAGACCGGGACTCTGACGCAGAACATGATGCACGTGGAGGACGTGCGCGGGCCGGGTGGATCCGGGTGCGGCACCCGCGAAATGCCCGCCCGGGTGCTCGCGCGGTGCAGCACGGCCGACGTCGCCACGGGGTCGGGCGACCCGACTGAGCTCGCGCTGCTCCGGTTCGCCGCGGAGCAGGAGGTGGATGTGGCGGCGCCTGCCCGGGATTCCGCCCGGCGAGCGTTGTACGCGTTCGACCCCCGACTGAAGCGAATGTCCACAGTGGATGCGATCGACGACGTTCTTGTAGTGGGCACGAAGGGCGCGCCCGAGCAGGTCATGCCGCTGTGCACGACGGAATTGAGCGAGTCCGGCACCGAGGTGGTGTTGACGGAGGAGCGAAGGAGCGAGCTCGCCGAACTCGTGGAGAGTCTGGCACGGCGGGCGCTTCGGGTACTCGCGGTGGCGCGCCGAGAGGTGCCGGCACTGCCCGCCACCCGCGCCGAAGCCGAGAGCGGTCTGTGCTTGCTCGCGCTGGTCGGCCTGGCCGATCCGCCGCGCCCGGAGGTCGCCGCCGCGGTGGCGGACTGCCACTCGGCGGGTATCACGGTGCACGTCGTGACCGGGGACAACGGGGTGACCGCCGCCGAGATCGCCCGGCGCGTCGGCATCGACGCCCGACGGGTGATCGACGGCAGCGAACTGGCGGGGATGCCGGAGCCGCAACTCGACGAAGCGCTCGTGGGCCACGGCGCGGTCGTGTTCTCCCGCGCGACCCCGGAGGACAAGCTGCGCATCGCCGACGCCCTGCGCGACTGCGGCGAGGTGGTCGCCATGACAGGAGATGGAGTCAACGACGCCCCTGCCCTGAGACGGGCCGATATCGGGGTCGCGATGGGCCTGAGCGGTACTGACGTGGCCAAAGAGGCCGCGACCGTGGTGCTGACCGACGACAACTTCGCAACCATCGTCGCCGGCGTGCGCGAGGGCCGGCGGGTGTTCGACAATGTCCGGAAGTTCGTGCTGTACATCTTCGCGCATGCGGTGCCGGAGGTACTGCCGTTCCTGCTCTTCGCGATCTCGGGCGGCGCCATCCCGCTGCCCTTGACCGTGCTGCAGATCCTGGCGATCGACCTGGGCACGGAGACGTTGCCCGCCTTGGCTCTGGGCCGCGAACCCGCCGAGCCTGGACTGATGGCCCGGCCACCCCGCCGCCGCCGCGAAGGCGTCGTCACCGGGCGAATGCTTCTGCGCGCGTGGGGGATCATGGGCCTGCTGTCGGGCGTCCTGGTGCTCGCGGCGTACTTCGCGGTGCTACTGGCCGCGGACTGGCACCCGGGCGCCGACGTGACGGCGGGCTCTGCCCTCCACCGTACCTACCTGCAGGCCACGACGGCGAGCTTCGCGGCGATCGTCTTCTGCCAGATCGGGACGGCGTTCGCGTCGCGCACCGAGCACGCATCGTTGCGCGCCGTCGGCCTGACCACGAACCGTCTGCTGCTGGGCGGCATCGTGTTCGAGGTGCTGTTCGCCGCAGCGCTGATCTACGTGCCCTGGCTGCAGGACGTCTTCGGCACGGCGGCTCTGCCCGCGTGGGTGTACCTGGTTCTCCTCCCGATGCCGATCCTGGTGTGGGGAGCTGACGAGCTGTTCCGCTGGGCCACTCGTGATCGCCGGAGGCCCACGAGGGTGCGGGAATCGATTCGGTAA
- a CDS encoding bifunctional GNAT family N-acetyltransferase/acetate--CoA ligase family protein, giving the protein MRTDLPVRALLADGEVGLVRALRLADTAAVLDLHNRLGERDRYFRFFGPLPSTMDRLAARIAEEPAAGHAAVGCFLREALVGVANYEKLGDTTDAEVALVVDGTRQTHGVATLLLEHLAVAARAAGLTRFVAEVLAENSQVIRVFSDLGFPYKVTRDGPEWTVTLWLDAEDHYPEAIAHRDEVAEAASLAHLLRPASIAVIGVGRRADSVGRAVLANLLGRGYSGLVEVVHPHATEILGVPCAPTVEALRQTPELVVICLPAESAAVAIEQCGERGVPAAVMISSGLTGTSAGTRVREALRRYGMRLVGPNCLGVLSTDPSFPVDTTFLARAPLPGDVGVVTQSGGVGIALAEALTGLGLGLSSLVSTGDKYDVSSNDLLLWWATDRRTKVVVLYLESFGNPRKFARLAARLARTRPVLAVRAGSGRTAQRAAASHTAAAATPAVTRDALYEQAGIIAVDTVAELTDVIAAVSWQSPPAGRRVAVLSNAGGGGVLAADACERKGLTMAALSAETGQRLRALLPAEAAVRNPVDTTAAVPAGLFAEALKIVLDDDGVDAAIVVTVRTAVSDPATSLAGVVGRGAKTVFAVRPGQRARVAPLVAGGPGVTASYDDPATAASVLAKLAGYEQWLRRPDNDVPDLPEVDVEAVRAFAAARVAQGERWLGPAAAVELLRLAGIPLVTTRYARDETEAVRVADQLAGPLAVKADAEALLHKSAGGGVLLDVYGPESARDAYRLLLARFGNSLRGVAIQPMVDRGRELLVGVRSDAVFGPLVVFGLGGVDADLVADRAARLAPLTGADADLLLDALRSSEALWASGIDRTAVRELLLKVGRLATVVPELAELDLNPVGVHKSGCVAIDVRVRLELREPADPYLRRLPG; this is encoded by the coding sequence ATGAGAACGGACCTGCCTGTGCGGGCTCTGCTGGCTGACGGGGAAGTCGGTCTCGTGCGCGCTCTGCGCCTTGCGGACACCGCGGCTGTGCTTGACTTGCACAACCGGCTCGGCGAGAGAGACCGTTATTTCCGGTTCTTCGGTCCGTTGCCATCCACAATGGACCGGCTGGCCGCACGGATCGCGGAAGAGCCCGCCGCCGGCCACGCCGCGGTGGGCTGTTTCCTGCGGGAAGCTCTCGTGGGCGTCGCCAATTACGAGAAGCTCGGCGACACCACGGATGCCGAGGTCGCCCTGGTGGTCGATGGCACCCGGCAAACCCACGGAGTTGCCACACTGCTGCTCGAGCACCTTGCGGTGGCTGCCCGCGCGGCCGGTCTCACCCGGTTCGTCGCCGAGGTACTGGCGGAGAACTCCCAGGTGATCCGGGTTTTCTCGGACCTCGGATTTCCGTACAAGGTGACTCGCGACGGTCCCGAATGGACGGTGACGCTCTGGCTCGACGCCGAGGACCACTATCCGGAGGCGATCGCGCACCGCGACGAGGTCGCGGAGGCAGCGAGCCTCGCGCACCTGTTGCGCCCCGCTTCCATCGCGGTCATCGGCGTGGGCCGGCGGGCAGACTCGGTCGGGCGCGCGGTGCTGGCGAACCTGCTTGGCCGCGGCTACTCCGGCTTGGTCGAGGTGGTCCACCCCCACGCGACGGAGATCCTCGGGGTGCCGTGTGCTCCCACGGTCGAGGCACTGAGGCAAACCCCTGAGCTGGTGGTGATCTGCCTGCCCGCCGAGTCCGCCGCGGTCGCGATCGAGCAGTGCGGAGAACGCGGTGTACCTGCCGCGGTGATGATCTCGTCCGGGCTGACCGGCACCTCCGCCGGCACCCGGGTACGCGAGGCGCTTCGGCGGTACGGCATGCGCCTGGTTGGACCGAACTGCCTCGGAGTGTTGTCCACTGATCCGTCGTTCCCGGTGGACACCACGTTCCTCGCCCGGGCGCCGTTGCCCGGCGACGTCGGGGTCGTGACGCAGTCGGGCGGCGTCGGCATCGCGCTGGCCGAAGCACTGACCGGGCTGGGCCTGGGGCTGTCGAGCCTGGTTTCCACCGGAGACAAGTACGACGTCAGCAGCAACGACTTGCTCCTGTGGTGGGCGACCGACCGCCGCACGAAAGTCGTCGTGCTGTACCTAGAGTCCTTCGGAAACCCGCGCAAGTTCGCTCGACTCGCTGCTCGGCTGGCGAGGACCCGCCCGGTGCTGGCGGTTCGCGCTGGTAGCGGCAGGACCGCGCAGCGCGCCGCCGCGTCGCACACGGCGGCCGCGGCGACTCCCGCGGTGACCCGCGACGCACTTTACGAACAGGCCGGGATCATCGCGGTCGACACGGTCGCCGAACTGACCGACGTGATTGCGGCGGTGTCCTGGCAGTCGCCGCCGGCCGGGCGCCGAGTGGCCGTGCTGAGCAACGCCGGCGGCGGCGGTGTCCTCGCCGCCGACGCGTGCGAGCGGAAGGGTCTTACGATGGCGGCCCTGTCCGCGGAGACCGGACAGCGACTGCGCGCACTGCTGCCCGCCGAGGCGGCGGTCCGCAACCCCGTGGACACCACCGCTGCCGTGCCCGCCGGGCTTTTCGCGGAGGCGTTGAAGATCGTGCTCGACGACGACGGCGTTGACGCCGCCATCGTGGTCACCGTGCGGACCGCGGTCAGTGACCCGGCGACGTCACTGGCCGGCGTGGTCGGCCGCGGGGCCAAGACGGTGTTCGCCGTCCGGCCCGGCCAGCGGGCCAGGGTCGCGCCGCTCGTCGCCGGCGGACCGGGTGTGACTGCTTCCTACGACGATCCGGCCACCGCAGCCTCTGTTCTCGCGAAGCTGGCGGGCTACGAACAATGGCTGCGCCGGCCGGACAACGACGTTCCAGACTTGCCGGAGGTAGATGTCGAAGCGGTGCGGGCTTTCGCCGCAGCGCGTGTCGCGCAGGGGGAGCGGTGGCTCGGCCCGGCCGCGGCCGTGGAGCTGCTGCGCCTCGCGGGCATACCGCTCGTGACCACCCGCTACGCCCGGGACGAGACCGAGGCCGTGCGGGTCGCAGACCAGCTTGCCGGCCCGCTGGCGGTCAAGGCCGACGCCGAAGCGCTGCTGCACAAGTCCGCGGGCGGCGGGGTCCTGCTCGACGTGTACGGACCCGAAAGCGCCCGCGACGCCTACCGGCTGCTCCTTGCCAGGTTCGGCAATTCGCTCAGGGGCGTTGCGATCCAGCCGATGGTTGACCGGGGACGCGAGCTGCTCGTCGGTGTGCGGTCCGATGCGGTGTTCGGGCCGCTGGTGGTGTTCGGCCTGGGCGGTGTCGACGCCGACCTGGTGGCGGATCGCGCTGCGCGGCTAGCCCCGCTGACCGGGGCGGACGCCGATCTGCTGCTCGACGCGCTGCGGTCCTCGGAGGCGCTGTGGGCGTCGGGGATCGACCGCACCGCGGTCCGCGAGTTGCTGCTGAAGGTCGGCCGACTGGCGACGGTCGTGCCCGAGCTCGCCGAGCTGGACCTGAATCCGGTGGGGGTGCACAAGAGCGGCTGCGTGGCGATCGATGTCCGGGTGCGCCTGGAACTCCGGGAGCCCGCCGACCCCTACCTGCGCCGCTTGCCCGGCTGA